The proteins below are encoded in one region of Atribacterota bacterium:
- a CDS encoding DUF1573 domain-containing protein — SCPCVILDLTEKEIPPGEEVLLKTIFDPTGYEGEVSKIVTIKSNDPENPEKRIEATITVLRVPNPDIELSEQTFDLGSISLGEIQKIQFTISNTGDADLIIEEIVSEDIFTNNLPIPLTIPLEEQFEAEVYMETNQLKEGEFRKAIRIMTNDPQNARIFIRIMGNIE; from the coding sequence TTCCTGTCCCTGTGTTATTCTTGATTTAACTGAAAAAGAAATACCACCAGGTGAAGAAGTATTACTTAAAACAATCTTTGACCCTACCGGCTATGAAGGTGAAGTAAGCAAGATAGTTACCATTAAATCCAACGACCCGGAAAATCCCGAAAAGAGAATCGAGGCAACGATAACTGTACTTCGTGTCCCTAATCCTGATATTGAATTATCCGAACAGACCTTTGATTTAGGGTCAATTAGTCTTGGTGAAATTCAAAAAATTCAGTTTACAATTTCCAATACCGGTGATGCTGATTTGATAATCGAGGAGATTGTTTCAGAGGATATATTTACTAATAATCTACCAATACCGCTGACAATTCCACTAGAAGAACAGTTTGAAGCAGAAGTATACATGGAAACAAACCAATTAAAGGAGGGTGAGTTTCGCAAGGCAATACGTATTATGACCAACGATCCCCAGAATGCCAGAATCTTTATCCGTATCATGGGAAATATTGAATAA
- a CDS encoding DUF2703 domain-containing protein, with protein MKTLKIEWKHLDIEGETCNRCYDTGENLNQEVKRLNRILQPQGINIEWFETKLDDTQIPQSNTILFNGVPIEDILNIEISENYCESCSTCLEAETYCRTVIYDGQEYEEVPAKAIREAVYKVLGIEKKKPKIQSNCSCGCDSNQCC; from the coding sequence TTGAAAACACTTAAAATTGAATGGAAACATCTTGATATAGAAGGCGAGACCTGTAATCGTTGTTATGATACAGGGGAGAACCTTAATCAGGAAGTTAAAAGATTAAATAGAATACTGCAACCTCAGGGAATTAATATAGAATGGTTTGAAACCAAACTTGATGATACTCAGATCCCACAGTCAAATACAATTTTATTCAATGGAGTTCCTATTGAAGATATTTTAAATATTGAGATTTCAGAAAATTACTGTGAATCATGTTCAACTTGCCTGGAGGCAGAAACCTACTGTCGTACTGTGATTTATGATGGTCAGGAGTATGAGGAAGTACCGGCAAAAGCAATCAGGGAAGCAGTTTATAAAGTCTTAGGTATCGAAAAGAAAAAACCAAAGATCCAGTCAAATTGCAGTTGTGGTTGTGATTCTAATCAGTGCTGTTAA